The Halalkalibacter krulwichiae genome has a segment encoding these proteins:
- the ftsX gene encoding permease-like cell division protein FtsX — protein sequence MKLRTLGRHVREGTRNLGRNGWMTFASISAVAVMLFVVGVFILLIMNVNNIATGIEEDVEIKVYIELTATEEDQAELLAEIEQIPNIESITYVDKEEGLDQLIDSLQESGEVFESIREENPLNDSFVVRSTTPQLTEQVASNIEPLENVERVNYGSDYVDRLFTATSLIRTGGLILVVGMMFTAMFLIANTIKITIVARKREIQIMKLVGATNGFIRWPFFVEGMLLGILGALIPIIVIVFGYSYIFTNLGARIEIMFISLLPVFPHVWQIAGLLLLIGAFIGIWGSMMSVRKFLKV from the coding sequence ATGAAGCTTAGAACCCTCGGACGGCATGTTCGAGAAGGTACACGAAATTTAGGTAGAAATGGTTGGATGACCTTTGCATCAATTAGTGCCGTTGCAGTGATGCTTTTTGTTGTCGGAGTGTTCATTTTGCTTATTATGAACGTCAACAATATTGCAACTGGTATTGAAGAGGATGTTGAGATAAAAGTATATATTGAATTAACAGCAACAGAAGAGGACCAGGCAGAGCTGCTGGCAGAAATAGAGCAAATTCCTAACATCGAATCGATTACGTATGTCGATAAAGAGGAAGGCTTAGATCAACTGATTGATAGTTTACAAGAAAGTGGAGAAGTGTTCGAGTCAATTCGCGAAGAAAACCCACTGAATGATTCCTTTGTTGTTCGTTCCACAACGCCTCAATTAACAGAACAAGTTGCTAGTAATATTGAGCCTCTTGAGAATGTGGAGCGTGTCAATTATGGAAGTGATTATGTTGATCGGTTGTTCACAGCTACGAGTTTAATACGCACAGGTGGATTAATTCTCGTTGTCGGTATGATGTTTACAGCGATGTTTCTAATCGCTAATACGATTAAGATAACGATTGTAGCAAGAAAAAGAGAGATTCAAATTATGAAACTCGTTGGAGCTACAAATGGTTTCATTCGTTGGCCATTTTTTGTGGAAGGTATGCTACTTGGGATACTAGGAGCGCTTATTCCTATTATCGTCATTGTATTTGGTTACTCGTATATCTTTACTAATCTAGGTGCGCGTATTGAAATAATGTTCATCTCGTTACTTCCTGTCTTCCCACACGTGTGGCAAATTGCAGGATTGCTGCTTTTGATTGGGGCATTTATCGGTATCTGGGGAAGCATGATGTCGGTTCGTAAATTCTTAAAAGTATAA
- a CDS encoding DUF4097 family beta strand repeat-containing protein, whose product MEERKMILKMIEDGKITAEEGLKLLEAIDKPESEQAKAEPRNKSEVTTKVKWEDGDKYRERARQAASSTTNVFTNFIETAIQKIKDVDLDFNFGPHVVVDHIFQHRDMKPTALDVSLENGSITFKPWDEEDIRIECEAKVYRVRDTEEARRVFLQETAFRVDERKMLFHTKTKSIKVQTTIYVPRVQFSHIKLYTFNGQIHGEHIHVDTLDVNAVNGALTFADVTAKKAMAETVHGAIDFKQIEIEVFDGKTLNGAITLTGKIQDVDVETINGSITYNIDDLTESGYADLKATTGSIHLFVPKTTRIEGKLKTNVGGFTVDLEDYEVLEEKKEFAQKSMNFLGNQVSSPRLKLSATANTGSVLVKDQK is encoded by the coding sequence TTGGAAGAGCGTAAAATGATTTTAAAGATGATTGAAGACGGGAAAATAACGGCAGAAGAAGGTTTGAAGTTACTCGAGGCCATTGATAAACCGGAAAGTGAACAAGCAAAAGCAGAGCCGCGCAACAAGTCTGAAGTCACAACGAAAGTAAAGTGGGAAGATGGAGATAAGTATCGTGAGCGCGCCCGCCAAGCGGCTTCTTCTACAACAAATGTATTTACCAACTTTATTGAGACGGCGATTCAAAAAATCAAAGATGTTGATTTGGATTTTAACTTCGGCCCTCATGTTGTCGTTGACCATATTTTTCAACATCGCGACATGAAACCAACGGCTCTTGATGTTTCCTTAGAGAATGGATCAATCACATTTAAGCCATGGGACGAGGAAGATATTCGAATTGAGTGTGAAGCGAAAGTGTATCGGGTAAGGGATACAGAGGAAGCGAGAAGAGTCTTCTTGCAGGAAACGGCTTTTAGGGTGGATGAACGTAAGATGCTTTTCCATACGAAGACGAAATCGATCAAAGTTCAAACAACGATTTATGTCCCACGTGTACAATTTAGTCATATTAAGTTATACACGTTTAACGGTCAAATCCATGGGGAACATATTCATGTCGATACTCTTGATGTCAATGCGGTGAATGGAGCTTTAACTTTTGCTGATGTTACAGCGAAAAAGGCAATGGCGGAAACGGTACACGGTGCCATTGATTTCAAACAAATTGAGATTGAAGTGTTTGATGGTAAAACGTTAAACGGTGCGATTACGTTAACAGGAAAAATTCAAGATGTCGATGTTGAGACGATCAATGGTTCCATTACGTATAACATTGATGACTTAACGGAGTCTGGATATGCAGATTTAAAAGCGACGACAGGAAGCATTCATTTGTTTGTTCCAAAAACAACCCGCATTGAAGGGAAGTTAAAAACAAATGTTGGCGGCTTTACAGTCGATCTTGAAGATTATGAAGTGCTAGAAGAAAAGAAAGAATTTGCACAAAAGTCAATGAACTTTCTAGGAAACCAAGTTTCCTCTCCA
- the uvrB gene encoding excinuclease ABC subunit UvrB encodes MSETFELVSAYQPEGDQPEAIKEIVNGIKKGERHQTLLGATGTGKTFTMSNVIKEINKPTLIMAHNKTLAGQLYSEFKEFFPNNAVEYFVSYYDYYQPEAYVPSSDTFIEKDASINDEIDKLRHSATSALFERNDVIIIASVSCIYGLGSPEEYRELVVSLRVGMEIDRNELLRMLVDIQYDRNDVNFQRGTFRVRGDVVEIFPASRDEQCIRVEFFGDEIDRMTEVDSLTGEIKGERNHVAIFPASHFVTREEKMKKAIANIEVELEARLKELHEQGKLLEAQRLEQRTRYDIEMMAEMGFCSGIENYSRHLTLREAGATPYTLIDFFPEDFLLIMDESHVTLPQVRGMYNGDRARKQVLVDHGFRLPSALDNRPLQFEEFEKKIHQAVYVSATPGPYELEHTPKMVEQIIRPTGLLDPTIDVRPIEGQIDDLIGEINARVERNERVLVTTLTKKMSEDLTDYLKEIGIKVRYLHSEVKTLERIEIIRQLRIGTFDVLVGINLLREGLDIPEVSLVTILDADKEGFLRSDRSLIQTIGRAARNANGHVIMYADKITKSMQLAIDETKRRRAIQEEHNEKHGITPKTIQKKIPDVIQATLVAEETETNSYAAPTQKLSKKEREAVIERMEKEMKDAARELNFERAAELRDLVLELKAEG; translated from the coding sequence TTGAGTGAGACGTTTGAACTTGTATCGGCTTATCAGCCAGAGGGGGATCAGCCAGAAGCTATTAAAGAAATAGTGAATGGGATTAAAAAAGGAGAAAGGCATCAGACTTTGCTAGGGGCAACAGGAACTGGTAAAACGTTTACGATGTCGAATGTAATTAAAGAAATCAACAAACCGACGTTAATTATGGCTCATAATAAAACGCTCGCTGGCCAGTTGTACAGTGAGTTTAAAGAGTTTTTCCCAAATAACGCAGTTGAGTATTTTGTTAGTTACTATGATTATTATCAGCCTGAGGCTTATGTTCCAAGTTCAGATACATTCATTGAAAAGGATGCAAGTATTAATGATGAGATTGATAAGTTGCGCCACTCTGCGACAAGTGCTTTATTTGAGCGCAATGATGTCATTATCATCGCGAGTGTGTCGTGTATTTATGGCTTAGGTTCTCCTGAAGAGTACCGAGAGCTAGTCGTTTCTTTAAGAGTTGGTATGGAAATAGATCGGAATGAACTTTTAAGAATGCTCGTTGATATTCAGTATGACCGTAACGACGTAAACTTTCAGCGCGGAACGTTTCGTGTTCGTGGAGATGTCGTTGAAATTTTTCCGGCTTCGAGAGATGAGCAGTGTATTCGGGTTGAATTTTTCGGAGATGAAATTGATCGAATGACGGAAGTGGATTCTCTCACTGGTGAGATCAAGGGCGAACGCAATCATGTGGCGATTTTCCCAGCATCCCACTTCGTTACACGTGAAGAAAAAATGAAAAAAGCCATTGCGAACATAGAAGTTGAATTAGAAGCTCGCTTGAAGGAACTTCATGAGCAAGGAAAGCTCCTTGAGGCGCAGAGGTTGGAGCAGCGTACACGCTATGATATTGAAATGATGGCGGAGATGGGTTTCTGTTCTGGGATTGAGAATTACTCCCGGCATTTAACTTTGCGAGAAGCAGGGGCTACCCCATATACGTTAATTGACTTCTTCCCAGAAGATTTTCTTCTTATTATGGATGAGTCGCACGTTACGCTTCCGCAAGTGCGGGGAATGTACAATGGAGACCGCGCTCGTAAGCAGGTCCTTGTGGATCATGGGTTTCGTTTGCCATCAGCACTTGATAATCGCCCGCTCCAGTTTGAGGAGTTTGAAAAGAAGATTCATCAAGCTGTTTATGTTTCGGCAACACCTGGCCCGTATGAGCTTGAACATACACCGAAGATGGTTGAGCAAATTATTCGTCCAACCGGATTGCTTGATCCAACAATTGATGTCCGTCCAATTGAAGGACAAATTGACGATTTGATTGGTGAAATTAATGCACGTGTTGAACGAAATGAGCGCGTACTTGTGACGACGTTAACGAAGAAAATGTCTGAAGACCTTACTGATTATCTGAAAGAAATTGGCATCAAAGTGCGTTATCTTCACTCTGAGGTCAAAACACTAGAGCGAATTGAAATTATTCGACAGCTTCGTATCGGTACATTCGATGTATTAGTTGGGATCAATTTGCTTAGAGAAGGGCTTGATATCCCAGAAGTATCACTTGTGACAATTTTAGATGCTGATAAGGAAGGTTTCCTTCGTTCGGATCGTTCGCTGATTCAGACGATCGGTCGAGCGGCAAGAAATGCAAATGGTCATGTCATCATGTACGCTGATAAAATCACGAAATCAATGCAATTAGCGATCGATGAAACGAAACGCCGTCGCGCCATTCAAGAAGAACACAATGAAAAACATGGCATTACACCAAAGACGATTCAAAAGAAAATTCCGGATGTCATTCAAGCAACGCTTGTAGCTGAAGAGACAGAAACAAATTCATACGCTGCTCCGACTCAGAAACTTAGCAAGAAAGAGAGAGAAGCGGTGATTGAGCGGATGGAAAAAGAGATGAAAGATGCAGCACGTGAATTGAACTTTGAACGAGCAGCGGAACTACGAGATCTCGTTCTAGAACTGAAAGCGGAGGGGTGA
- a CDS encoding PDZ domain-containing protein, whose product MITDILHMISVFILYFLANPVLYIGIAILYLMANYRVKKERMAFHTRVYRRMADFTIPFLPALLAGIYVSVVTIALGIVVSWEWLAIVAAFYLVLAVTTQLRWVTPVYALGLLLLLYGLEPLLGRIDFLKPIYEILTQVPLVAVASLLIVLMIVEGFLIRINGAVYTSPRLEKSKRGKWIGLHVAKRLWIIPVILFIPEGVIPAISYWPAIHIGDVALQPVLVPFLIGFQQVVRGSIPTHPIKAIGNRVLGLGFLFSLFAIGSYFVPVLAVVLGVLAIVGRELLTYQTKALEEKRSAIFATKSKGCIVLGVLPGSPAEKMKISVGETIAKVNGQAVNSETSFYDALQLNSAFCKLEVLNHDGEVRFAQGALYDGEHHQVGILLVKDDLVLQDSIT is encoded by the coding sequence ATGATAACAGACATCTTACATATGATTAGTGTTTTTATCCTTTATTTTTTAGCAAATCCTGTTTTATATATCGGCATCGCTATTCTTTACTTAATGGCCAATTACAGGGTCAAAAAGGAGCGAATGGCCTTTCATACGCGTGTTTATCGAAGGATGGCTGATTTTACAATTCCATTTTTACCGGCGTTGTTAGCAGGGATTTACGTCTCTGTCGTGACAATAGCCCTCGGCATTGTAGTCTCCTGGGAATGGCTGGCGATTGTTGCGGCGTTCTATCTTGTATTAGCTGTAACGACACAACTTCGTTGGGTAACGCCCGTCTATGCGTTAGGGTTGTTATTGCTTCTATATGGGCTTGAGCCGTTGCTTGGAAGAATAGATTTCCTAAAACCAATCTATGAAATTCTTACACAAGTACCACTCGTAGCTGTTGCCAGTTTGCTTATCGTTCTAATGATTGTGGAAGGGTTTCTCATTCGAATCAACGGGGCTGTTTATACTTCACCACGACTTGAAAAAAGCAAGCGCGGCAAGTGGATTGGTTTACATGTAGCCAAACGCCTGTGGATCATACCTGTTATTTTGTTTATTCCAGAGGGCGTTATTCCGGCCATCTCTTATTGGCCAGCTATTCATATAGGGGATGTAGCCCTTCAACCCGTTCTTGTTCCATTTTTAATTGGTTTCCAGCAGGTCGTTCGCGGTTCTATTCCGACACATCCGATCAAAGCGATTGGCAATCGCGTTTTAGGACTAGGGTTTTTATTTTCACTGTTTGCAATTGGGAGTTATTTTGTTCCAGTTTTAGCTGTAGTGTTAGGTGTATTGGCAATTGTTGGTCGTGAATTACTAACGTATCAAACGAAAGCTCTTGAAGAAAAGCGTTCTGCTATATTTGCAACGAAGTCAAAAGGGTGTATCGTTTTAGGGGTACTGCCAGGAAGTCCGGCAGAAAAAATGAAAATTTCTGTTGGGGAAACCATTGCCAAGGTGAACGGACAAGCGGTAAATAGTGAAACGAGCTTCTATGATGCTTTGCAATTGAATTCTGCTTTTTGTAAGTTAGAAGTACTCAACCATGATGGTGAAGTACGCTTTGCCCAAGGAGCTCTCTATGATGGTGAGCATCATCAAGTAGGGATTTTACTCGTAAAAGATGACCTTGTTTTACAAGATTCAATTACGTAA
- a CDS encoding YitT family protein: protein MMKQRRGQPPPSRTKQLLLDYTYILVGAAIVAIAFNLFLLPNKIASGGVSGISTIVAHLFGIEPAFTQWSLNIPLFILGILLLGGFKYGLKTLIGTAFLPLIVYVTRDWSVGFEDPLLGALFGGIGVGLGIGIVFRASASTGGTDLAAQIIQKYSGLSLGFAVFLIDGLIVITSAVAFGIELALYALISLFVTGKTVDIVQMGVGYAKIALIISNHQEEVRQVLLRDIDRGVTKLSGYGGYTNEERDVLMCVVHQTEVTKLKQVVKMVDPKAFVIVSNATEVLGEGFKRA, encoded by the coding sequence ATGATGAAGCAACGAAGAGGGCAACCGCCACCAAGTCGGACTAAGCAATTACTATTGGATTATACATATATTTTAGTCGGTGCAGCGATTGTCGCGATTGCATTTAATTTATTTTTGCTTCCAAATAAAATTGCTTCTGGTGGAGTGAGCGGGATTAGTACGATTGTCGCTCACCTTTTCGGTATTGAACCAGCGTTTACCCAGTGGTCGCTGAATATACCATTATTTATCCTTGGTATTTTATTGCTAGGAGGATTTAAATACGGCTTAAAAACGTTAATAGGTACCGCTTTTTTACCATTAATTGTTTATGTAACGAGAGACTGGTCGGTTGGCTTTGAAGATCCGCTTCTTGGAGCATTATTTGGCGGGATCGGTGTTGGGCTCGGGATTGGTATTGTCTTTCGAGCAAGTGCGAGTACGGGAGGGACCGATTTAGCAGCACAAATTATTCAGAAATATTCAGGTCTTTCGCTCGGATTCGCCGTTTTTCTAATTGATGGATTAATAGTTATTACGTCAGCCGTCGCTTTTGGGATTGAACTTGCCCTTTATGCATTAATTAGTTTATTTGTTACTGGAAAAACGGTTGATATTGTACAAATGGGGGTAGGCTATGCAAAGATAGCTCTCATTATTTCTAACCATCAAGAAGAAGTTCGGCAAGTTCTACTGCGAGACATTGATCGTGGTGTGACGAAATTAAGCGGTTATGGAGGATATACGAACGAAGAACGCGATGTTCTCATGTGTGTTGTCCATCAAACCGAGGTCACAAAATTGAAACAAGTAGTCAAAATGGTTGATCCAAAAGCGTTTGTCATTGTTTCTAACGCGACAGAAGTTCTCGGGGAAGGGTTTAAACGAGCTTAA
- a CDS encoding murein hydrolase activator EnvC family protein produces the protein MKRKLGLIALAVILTAGSFGFNPKALANTELKNQISDVEKERAEVKAKQQKKESEIEKLQEEMNDITAEIQAIDEAVAETNQKIRDKRAEIEEVQEKIEELQEEIKILEERIAERDELLKERARSMYQTGGSVNYLEVILGAQTFSDFLDRVSALSIIATQDRNILDAHIEDHLQLEEAKAEVEVQLEKLESHLAELEVLMADLEAQRQEKDRIMGQLQSTEGELHADLEGLEGEEDILRNQEQALKQELAAFEAEEKRKKEEEERKRKEAEELASRSASSSSSSSSSSSNSSSNSSSSSSSNSGSSQVHSAPPVTGSGFMRPATGSITSGFGPRAFSGGRMHYGIDIGKNGRTGDVPVVAVQDGTVVQSYYSNSYGNTVIIAHQVNGRLVTTLYAHLENREVSSGQRVSKGQRLGLMGNTGHSFGAHLHFEVHEGGWNGSANAVDPMRYLP, from the coding sequence ATGAAAAGGAAACTTGGGCTTATCGCCTTAGCGGTAATATTAACAGCGGGTTCTTTTGGGTTTAACCCGAAGGCACTAGCGAATACTGAACTCAAAAACCAAATATCAGATGTAGAAAAAGAACGTGCAGAAGTTAAAGCGAAACAACAAAAGAAAGAATCTGAAATTGAAAAGTTACAAGAGGAAATGAATGATATTACAGCTGAAATTCAGGCTATAGATGAAGCTGTAGCGGAAACAAATCAAAAGATTCGAGATAAACGTGCTGAAATTGAAGAAGTTCAAGAAAAAATTGAGGAACTTCAAGAAGAAATTAAAATTTTAGAAGAACGAATTGCAGAACGAGATGAACTTCTAAAAGAACGTGCTCGCTCTATGTATCAAACAGGTGGCTCGGTTAACTATTTAGAAGTTATTTTAGGTGCGCAAACGTTTAGTGATTTTCTTGATCGTGTTAGTGCATTATCAATTATTGCTACACAAGATCGTAACATCTTAGATGCACATATTGAAGATCACCTTCAATTGGAAGAAGCAAAAGCAGAAGTAGAAGTACAATTAGAAAAATTAGAATCTCACTTAGCAGAACTTGAAGTGTTAATGGCTGATCTAGAAGCACAACGTCAAGAGAAAGACCGTATTATGGGACAGCTTCAGTCAACAGAAGGTGAGTTACACGCAGACCTTGAAGGTCTTGAAGGCGAAGAAGACATTCTGCGTAATCAAGAACAAGCCTTAAAACAAGAGCTTGCTGCATTTGAAGCAGAGGAAAAACGCAAAAAAGAAGAAGAAGAGCGTAAACGTAAGGAAGCAGAAGAATTAGCTTCTCGTAGTGCTAGCTCAAGTAGTTCTTCGAGCAGTTCAAGCTCGAACTCGAGTTCAAATTCTTCAAGCTCTTCAAGCTCAAACAGTGGTTCATCACAAGTTCATAGTGCTCCTCCTGTAACAGGATCTGGCTTTATGCGTCCGGCTACTGGATCTATCACATCTGGATTTGGCCCTCGTGCGTTCTCAGGTGGACGTATGCACTACGGAATAGATATCGGAAAAAATGGTCGTACGGGTGACGTACCAGTTGTAGCGGTTCAAGATGGTACAGTTGTTCAATCCTATTATTCAAATAGTTATGGAAATACTGTAATCATTGCGCACCAAGTAAATGGTCGTTTAGTTACAACTTTATATGCACACTTAGAAAACAGAGAAGTATCTTCAGGACAACGTGTTTCTAAAGGACAACGTCTTGGTTTAATGGGGAACACTGGACATTCATTTGGAGCTCACCTTCACTTTGAGGTTCATGAAGGCGGATGGAACGGCTCAGCGAATGCAGTAGATCCTATGCGTTATTTACCCTAA
- a CDS encoding DUF2198 family protein: protein MTDLVLALVVPFLLMVVVTRVTFSIVGACIVTLMVCWVVLPVSEQPWTVGVITLLSFVLGLIIAKKRLKKKPGM from the coding sequence ATGACGGACTTAGTCCTTGCTCTAGTCGTTCCTTTTCTCTTAATGGTTGTTGTCACACGGGTCACATTTAGTATTGTTGGGGCTTGTATTGTCACTTTGATGGTATGCTGGGTCGTATTGCCGGTTAGTGAACAACCATGGACAGTTGGAGTGATTACGTTACTATCTTTTGTGTTGGGGCTTATCATAGCAAAGAAAAGATTAAAAAAGAAGCCAGGCATGTAG
- a CDS encoding S41 family peptidase: protein MNKKQVLMIIAAVFVLGVFGFYFQSSPPSVKTDSTVADEKVEETLSSKELSAKFEKALSIIQEQYVEEVSEQELYEGAIEGMLRTLDDPYSVYMDQETATQFVESLGSHFEGIGAEVSMTNGKVTIVAPFRDSPAEKAGLQPNDKIIEIDGESIDGLSLYEAVLQIRGEKGTTVRLTVERAGVNELFEIPVERGLIPIETVRKDVIERDGQTYGLLEITSFSEDTADRFQEKLMELEEQGIDGLLIDVRGNPGGYLNAVEDIGKLIIPGGTPIVQIENREGEKIRYMSNLNETKPYPIIGITDGASASASEILAAALIEGGGYDVVGEKTFGKGTVQQTIKLGDGSELKLSLFKWLTSGGNDINGEGVKPTVEVRQPDYFYSAPLSVGDVGALREDMMSEQIKNAQLMLKGLGFEPGRDDGYYSEQTKQAVTAFQRDQDLDPTGEIDEETAALIQQEVVEQVRDRENDNQFQTALELLIKQANE from the coding sequence ATGAATAAGAAGCAGGTTCTGATGATTATTGCGGCGGTGTTTGTGTTAGGAGTATTTGGTTTTTATTTTCAATCTTCACCGCCAAGTGTGAAAACAGACTCAACTGTAGCGGATGAGAAGGTAGAGGAAACGTTATCTAGTAAAGAGTTGTCCGCTAAATTTGAAAAGGCTCTTTCGATTATCCAAGAACAATATGTCGAAGAGGTTAGTGAGCAGGAGTTATATGAAGGTGCAATTGAAGGCATGTTACGTACATTAGATGATCCTTACTCTGTTTATATGGATCAGGAAACAGCAACTCAGTTTGTTGAATCGCTCGGTTCTCATTTTGAGGGGATTGGTGCTGAAGTCAGCATGACTAATGGTAAAGTGACAATCGTTGCTCCATTCCGAGACTCACCGGCTGAAAAAGCTGGGTTACAACCAAATGATAAGATCATTGAGATTGATGGTGAATCGATTGATGGTCTCTCTCTTTATGAGGCGGTCTTGCAAATTAGAGGCGAGAAAGGAACAACAGTCCGCTTAACCGTAGAACGGGCAGGAGTCAATGAATTATTTGAAATTCCTGTTGAACGTGGGCTAATTCCAATCGAAACGGTACGAAAAGACGTGATAGAACGTGATGGTCAGACATATGGTTTACTTGAAATCACCTCGTTTTCTGAGGATACAGCTGATCGTTTCCAAGAAAAATTAATGGAACTAGAGGAACAAGGAATTGATGGTCTATTAATTGATGTTCGTGGAAATCCTGGTGGTTATTTGAATGCGGTTGAAGACATCGGGAAGCTTATTATCCCAGGTGGTACTCCAATTGTTCAAATTGAAAATCGTGAAGGTGAAAAAATCCGCTATATGTCTAATTTAAATGAGACAAAGCCTTATCCAATCATTGGAATTACAGACGGAGCGTCGGCCTCTGCCTCTGAAATTTTAGCAGCTGCTTTAATTGAGGGTGGTGGATATGATGTTGTCGGTGAGAAAACGTTTGGGAAAGGGACCGTTCAACAGACGATAAAGCTAGGTGATGGCAGTGAGTTGAAATTATCACTGTTTAAATGGTTAACATCTGGCGGTAATGACATTAATGGTGAGGGAGTCAAACCGACTGTTGAAGTAAGACAGCCTGACTATTTCTATTCCGCTCCGCTATCTGTTGGTGATGTTGGTGCTCTCCGAGAAGATATGATGAGTGAACAAATTAAAAATGCTCAACTCATGCTAAAAGGGCTAGGGTTTGAACCTGGGCGCGATGATGGCTACTACAGCGAACAGACAAAGCAAGCTGTAACAGCCTTCCAACGTGATCAAGATCTTGATCCTACTGGAGAAATTGACGAAGAGACAGCAGCTTTGATTCAACAAGAGGTTGTTGAGCAAGTTCGTGACAGGGAAAACGATAATCAGTTCCAAACGGCTCTTGAATTATTAATAAAACAAGCAAACGAATAA
- a CDS encoding c-type cytochrome → MKKFLLALGLVTALTACGGGDEAAPAPEEAAPEEAPADEAAVEEATGDFDATAAREQYEASCISCHGGNLEGAMGPALAGEGHTAEQILNVIQNGQGTMPAINIPAEDAENLARWIESQ, encoded by the coding sequence ATGAAGAAATTTCTACTTGCACTTGGCTTAGTAACGGCGCTAACAGCATGTGGTGGTGGTGATGAAGCGGCTCCTGCTCCTGAGGAAGCAGCGCCAGAAGAAGCACCAGCAGATGAAGCAGCGGTGGAAGAAGCAACAGGTGATTTCGATGCGACTGCGGCTCGTGAACAATACGAAGCAAGCTGTATTAGCTGTCACGGTGGAAACTTAGAAGGAGCTATGGGTCCTGCTTTAGCTGGAGAGGGACATACTGCTGAGCAAATTCTAAACGTTATCCAAAATGGACAAGGAACAATGCCTGCTATTAACATTCCTGCTGAAGACGCAGAAAACTTAGCTAGATGGATTGAATCGCAATAA
- the ftsE gene encoding cell division ATP-binding protein FtsE encodes MIEMKDVWKAYPNNVKAINGISISIDKGEFIYVVGPSGAGKSTFIKMMYREEKPTKGDIFIDKTNLAKLKEREIPALRRRMGVVFQDFKLLPSLSVYENVAFALEVIEENPSVIKRKVMDVLDVVRLKNKARALPHELSGGEQQRVAIARAIVNSPEVLIADEPTGNLDPDTAWEIMDILDDINHRGTTIIMATHNKDIVNTIKKRVIAIEGGRVVRDEVRGSYGYEA; translated from the coding sequence ATGATTGAAATGAAAGACGTATGGAAAGCCTACCCAAATAACGTTAAAGCGATAAATGGGATCTCGATTTCGATCGATAAAGGTGAATTTATTTATGTCGTTGGTCCAAGTGGAGCAGGGAAATCGACGTTCATTAAAATGATGTATCGTGAAGAAAAACCGACAAAGGGCGACATCTTCATAGATAAAACGAATCTTGCAAAGCTAAAGGAAAGAGAAATTCCTGCTTTAAGAAGAAGAATGGGAGTCGTATTCCAAGACTTTAAATTACTCCCAAGTCTATCAGTCTATGAGAATGTAGCATTTGCTTTAGAAGTTATAGAAGAAAATCCAAGTGTGATTAAACGAAAAGTAATGGATGTTTTAGATGTTGTTAGGTTGAAGAACAAAGCAAGAGCTTTGCCGCATGAGTTATCAGGGGGAGAGCAGCAACGAGTAGCAATTGCTCGTGCCATTGTCAACAGCCCGGAAGTACTGATAGCCGATGAGCCTACAGGAAATCTAGATCCAGACACAGCTTGGGAAATTATGGACATCTTAGATGATATCAACCACCGTGGGACAACAATTATTATGGCAACTCATAATAAAGATATTGTTAACACAATTAAAAAACGTGTCATTGCCATTGAAGGTGGACGAGTTGTCCGAGATGAAGTAAGGGGGAGCTACGGCTATGAAGCTTAG